The following are encoded together in the Panicum virgatum strain AP13 chromosome 6K, P.virgatum_v5, whole genome shotgun sequence genome:
- the LOC120711635 gene encoding germin-like protein 8-7 has translation MATSSYFLISVFLALVASQVIASDPSPLQDFCVADLHCPVKVNGFVCKDPMVVSADDFFKAANLDKPRDTMKSKVGSNVTLINVMQLPGLNTLGISLARIDYAPLGENPPHTHPRATEILTVLEGTLYVGFVTSNPNKLFAKVLNKGDVFVFPEGLIHFQFNPVYDKPAVAIAALSSQNPGAITIANAVFGSKPPISDDVLAKAFQVEKGTIDWLQAQFWENNHY, from the exons ATGGCCACCTCCTCTTACTTCCTTATATCAGTTTTTCTAGCATTGGTGGCCTCTCAGGTCATTGCTTCTGATCCTAGCCCGCTCCAGGACTTTTGTGTTGCCGACCTGCACTGTCCTG TGAAGGTGAATGGATTCGTGTGCAAGGACCCCATGGTTGTTAGTGCAGATGACTTCTTCAAGGCAGCCAACCTTGACAAGCCTAGGGACACCATGAAGAGCAAGGTGGGGTCTAATGTCACTTTGATCAATGTCATGCAGCTCCCTGGCCTCAACACTCTTGGCATCTCTCTGGCCCGTATAGATTATGCTCCCTTAGGTGAGAACCCACCGCACACCCACCCACGTGCCACTGAGATCCTCACGGTGCTTGAAGGCACCCTGTACGTCGGGTTTGTCACCTCCAACCCAAACAAACTCTTCGCCAAGGTTCTCAACAAGGGTGATGTGTTTGTATTCCCCGAAGGGCTCATCCATTTCCAGTTCAACCCCGTCTATGACAAGCCAGCGGTTGCTATTGCTGCACTCAGCAGCCAAAACCCTGGGGCCATTACCATTGCCAACGCAGTATTTGGATCAAAGCCGCCAATCTCTGATGATGTTTTGGCCAAGGCATTCCAAGTGGAGAAGGGGACAATCGATTGGCTCCAGGCTCAGTTCTGGGAGAACAATCACTACTAA
- the LOC120713904 gene encoding germin-like protein 8-7 gives MAPSYYFLLAVLLALVACLGNASDPSPLQDFCVADKHSPVKVNGFVCKDPMAVNADDFFKAANLDKPKNTKDSKVGSIVTLINAMELPGLNTLGISLARIDYAPLGENPPHTHPRATEILTVLEGTLYVGFVTSNPNNTLFAKVLNKGDVFVFPQGLIHFQFNPIHDKPAVALAGLSSQNPGAITIANAVFGSKPPISDDVLAKAFQVEKGTIDWLQAQFWQDNHN, from the exons ATGGCCCCATCCTACTACTTCCTTCTAGCTGTTCTTCTAGCATTGGTCGCATGTCTGGGCAATGCTTCTGATCCTAGTCCTCTGCAGGACTTCTGCGTCGCAGACAAGCACTCTCCTG TGAAGGTGAATGGATTTGTTTGCAAGGATCCCATGGCCGTGAATGCTGATGACTTCTTCAAGGCAGCTAACCTTGACAAGCccaagaacaccaaggatagCAAGGTGGGGTCTATTGTCACATTGATCAACGCCATGGAGCTCCCTGGCCTCAACACTCTTGGCATCTCTCTGGCTCGCATCGACTATGCGCCATTAGGTGAGAACCCCCCGCACACGCACCCACGCGCTACTGAAATCCTCACGGTGCTCGAGGGGACGCTCTATGTTGGGTTTGTCACCTCCAACCCAAACAACACCCTGTTTGCCAAGGTCCTCAACAAGGGTGACGTGTTCGTATTCCCCCAAGGGCTCATCCACTTCCAGTTCAACCCCATCCATGACAAGCCAGCGGTCGCACTCGCTGGGCTCAGCAGCCAAAACCCTGGTGCTATCACCATCGCCAATGCAGTCTTTGGATCAAAGCCGCCTATCTCCGATGATGTTTTGGCCAAGGCATTCCAGGTGGAGAAGGGGACAATTGATTGGCTTCAGGCTCAGTTCTGGCAGGACAACCACAACTAA
- the LOC120711634 gene encoding germin-like protein 8-7: MAPSSYFLLAVLLALVACLGNASDPSPLQDFCVADKHSPVKVNGFVCKDPMAVNADDFFKAANLDKPKNTKDSKVGSIVTLINAMELPGLNTLGISLARIDYAPLGENPPHTHPRATEILTVLEGTLYVGFVTSNPNNTLFAKVLNKGDVFVFPQGLIHFQFNPIHDKPAVALAGLSSQNPGAITIANAVFGSKPPISDDVLAKAFQVEKGTIDWLQAQFWQDNHN; encoded by the exons ATGGCCCCATCCTCCTACTTCCTTCTAGCTGTTCTTCTAGCATTGGTCGCATGTCTGGGCAATGCTTCTGATCCTAGTCCTCTGCAGGACTTCTGCGTCGCAGACAAGCACTCTCCTG TGAAGGTGAATGGATTTGTTTGCAAGGATCCCATGGCCGTGAATGCTGATGACTTCTTCAAGGCAGCTAACCTTGACAAGCccaagaacaccaaggatagCAAGGTGGGGTCTATTGTCACATTGATCAACGCCATGGAGCTCCCTGGCCTCAACACTCTTGGCATCTCTCTGGCTCGCATCGACTATGCGCCATTAGGTGAGAACCCCCCGCACACGCACCCACGCGCTACTGAAATCCTCACGGTGCTCGAGGGGACGCTCTATGTTGGGTTTGTCACCTCCAACCCAAACAACACCCTGTTTGCCAAGGTCCTCAACAAGGGTGACGTGTTCGTATTCCCCCAAGGGCTCATCCACTTCCAGTTCAACCCCATCCACGACAAGCCAGCGGTCGCACTCGCTGGGCTCAGCAGCCAAAACCCTGGTGCTATCACCATCGCCAATGCAGTCTTTGGATCAAAACCGCCTATCTCCGATGATGTTTTGGCCAAGGCATTCCAGGTGGAGAAGGGGACAATTGATTGGCTTCAGGCTCAGTTCTGGCAGGACAACCACAACTAA
- the LOC120713902 gene encoding germin-like protein 8-5: protein MAPSYFLLAALLATVTFVAIASDPSPLQDFCVADIHSPVKVNGFVCKDPMAVNADDFFKAANLDKPMDTTKSKVGSNVTLINVMQLPGLNTLGISLARIDYAPLGQNPPHTHPRATEILTVLEGTLYVGFVTSNPDNKLFAKVLNKGDVFVFPQGLIHFQFNPIYDKPAVALAALSSQNPGAITIANAVFGSKPPISDDVLAKAFQVQKGTIDWLQAQFWENNHN, encoded by the exons ATGGCTCCCTCCTACTTTCTTCTTGCAGCTCTTCTAGCAACGGTCACTTTTGTGGCCATTGCTTCTGACCCGAGCCCACTCCAGGACTTCTGCGTCGCCGACATACACTCTCCTG TGAAGGTGAATGGGTTTGTTTGCAAGGATCCTATGGCCGTGAACGCAGATGACTTCTTCAAGGCAGCTAACCTTGACAAGCCTATGGACACCACGAAGAGCAAGGTTGGATCCAATGTTACCTTGATCAATGTCATGCAGTTGCCTGGACTGAACACCCTGGGCATCTCATTGGCCCGTATTGACTATGCACCCCTAGGTCAGAATCCACCACACACACATCCACGTGCCACAGAGATCCTCACTGTGCTGGAGGGGACACTCTACGTTGGATTTGTCACCTCCAACCCAGACAACAAGCTATTTGCCAAGGTGCTCAACAAAGGTGATGTGTTTGTATTCCCACAAGGGCTCATCCATTTCCAATTCAACCCCATATACGACAAGCCAGCAGTTGCTCTTGCCGCGCTCAGCAgccagaaccctggggctattACCATTGCGAATGCGGTGTTTGGGTCAAAACCACCAATCTCAGATGATGTCTTGGCCAAGGCATTCCAGGTGCAAAAGGGGACAATTGATTGGCTCCAGGCCCAATTCTGGGAGAACAATCACAACTAG